One window of Medicago truncatula cultivar Jemalong A17 chromosome 2, MtrunA17r5.0-ANR, whole genome shotgun sequence genomic DNA carries:
- the LOC11422671 gene encoding protein DETOXIFICATION 42 isoform X1 translates to MAEKESLFSIGDWMRIPICTFFKDARLVFKLDDLGREILSIALPAAMALTADPIASLVDTAFIGQLGPVELAAVGVSIALFNQASRIFIFPLVSVTTSFVAEEDALSDASSQVEENGCLEAATPPDAETKEFLPQKNSVVESFNVVKDDQHKRRQIPSASSALYFGGVLGLVQATILISAAKPLLNFMGVTSDSPMLHHAQQYLKLRSLGAPAVLLSLAMQGVFRGFKDTKTPLYATVAGDLTNIALDPLFIFVFRMGVNGAAIAHVISQYLLSAILLWSLNKQVDLIPPSIKHMQFDRFAKNGFLLFMRVIAVTFCVTLSASLAAHHGSTSMAAFQVCLQVWLAVSLLADGLAVAGQAILAGAFANKDYEKASTTATRVLQMGMVLGLALAFILGTGLHFGAKLFTKDIDVLHLIRVGVPFVALTQPLNCLAFVFDGVNFGASDFAYSAFSMVIVAIISIICLLILSSAGGFIGIWVALTIYMSLRAFAGFLRIGTGSGPWEFLRS, encoded by the exons ATGGCAGAGAAAGAGAGTTTGTTTTCTATAGGTGATTGGATGAGAATACCAATTTGCACTTTCTTCAAGGATGCTAG ACTAGTGTTTAAATTAGACGATCTTGGTCGCGAAATATTGTCAATTGCATTGCCTGCTGCAATGGCTTTGACAGCTGATCCTATAGCATCACTGGTCGATACGGCCTTCATTGGCCAATTAG GTCCAGTGGAGCTTGCTGCAGTAGGAGTTTCCATAGCTCTATTCAATCAAGCATCAAGGATCTTTATATTCCCACTAGTCAGTGTCACAACTTCTTTTGTGGCTGAGGAAGATGCCCTAAGCGACGCAAGCTCACAGGTAGAGGAGAATGGATGCTTGGAAGCTGCGACACCTCCGGATGCTGAAACCAAAGAGTTCTTACCGCAGAAAA ATTCGGTTGTTGAAAGCTTTAATGTAGTTAAGGATGATCAACATAAGAGAAGGCAAATTCCTTCAGCTTCGTCAGCGTTATATTTTGGAGGTGTCCTTGGCCTCGTCCAGGCAACAATACTTATTTCTGCAGCAAAACCTTTATTGAACTTCATGGGAGTGACTTCT GATTCTCCTATGCTACATCATGCACAGCAGTACTTGAAATTGAGATCTCTCGGTGCTCCTGCGGTTCTTCTTTCATTGGCGATGCAGGGAGTTTTTCGAGGATTTAAAGACACTAAAACTCCTTTATATGCCACTG TGGCAGGAGATTTGACGAACATAGCACTAGACCCGCTATTCATTTTCGTATTCCGCATGGGTGTCAATGGTGCAGCCATTGCACATGTTATATCTCA GTATCTGCTTTCAGCTATACTCCTGTGGAGTTTGAACAAACAAGTTGATCTTATACCTCCAAGCATCAAACATATGCAATTCGACCGATTTGCCAAAAATG GTTTTCTATTATTCATGAGGGTCATTGCGGTAACATTCTGCGTGACACTGTCTGCATCATTAGCTGCACACCACGGATCAACATCCATGGCTGCATTTCAAGTCTGTCTGCAGGTTTGGTTGGCAGTGTCTCTTCTTGCTGATGGTCTGGCTGTTGCCGGGCAG GCGATTCTTGCAGGTGCATTTGCTAACAAGGACTATGAAAAGGCCTCAACAACTGCTACCCGAGTATTGCAG ATGGGCATGGTTCTTGGATTGGCACTTGCATTCATTCTTGGAACAGGATTGCACTTTGGAGCTAAATTATTTACAAAAGATATTGATGTCCTCCACCTCATTAGAGTTGGGGTCCCG TTTGTAGCACTCACTCAACCCCTGAACTGTTTGGCCTTTGTATTTGATGGTGTCAACTTTGGGGCATCTGATTTTGCATATTCAGCCTTCTCCATG GTTATAGTGGCAATTATTAGCATAATTTGTCTACTTATTTTGTCATCTGCTGGTGGATTCATTGGAATTTGGGTTGCATTGACAATCTATATGAGTTTAAGAGCCTTTGCTGGCTTCTTGAG GATTGGAACTGGATCAGGACCATGGGAATTCCTTAGGAGCTAA
- the LOC11418085 gene encoding mitochondrial import inner membrane translocase subunit TIM10 isoform X1, producing MAANGMPPSGLDKDQIFGMAEKEMEYRVELFNKMTQSCFNKCVDNKYKESELNMGENTCIDRCVSKYWHVTNLIGQLLGTGGKQ from the exons ATGGCCGCAAATGGAATGCCCCCTTCTGGTCTCGATAAAGATCAG ATATTTGGAATGGCTGAAAAAGAGATGGAGTATAGGGTTGAATTGTTCAACAA GATGACCCAGTCCTGCTTCAATAAGTGTGTTGACAATAA GTACAAGGAGTCCGAGCTAAATATGGGTGAAAACACCTGCATTGACCGCTGTGTTTCCAAATACTGGCAT gtGACTAATCTAATTGGTCAGCTTCTTGGTACTGGCGGGAAGCAATGA
- the LOC11414999 gene encoding uncharacterized protein, with product MANAMCSKINTLQNSSILKSTFTFIRTLSTSSPSPSSDAASETTKKSKRRKKKNFFEVAQFLPNWGIGYHMAKTHWKEVSYEITKLNLYKDGKHGKAWGIAHKNGLPIVDAPKKISGVHKRCWRYLPSVVKASESSPTLTSSTDSDLKVETQAS from the exons ATGGCGAATGCaatgtgcagcaaaatcaacacTCTTCAAAACTCTTCCATACTCAAATCCACCTTCACTTTCATCAGAACCCTTTCCACTTCTTCTCCTTCACCTTCTTCCGATGCCGCTTCCGAAACTACTAAGAAATCAAAgcgaagaaagaagaaaaactttTTCGAAGTAGCTCAGTTTTTACCTAACTGGGGAATTGGTTATCACATGGCCAAAACTCATTGGAAGGAAGTTTCTTACGAAATCACCAAACTCAATCTCTACAAG GATGGAAAACATGGAAAAGCATGGGGTATTGCTCATAAAAATG GTTTGCCTATAGTAGATGctcctaaaaaaattagtggAGTTCACAAGCGTTGTTGGAGGTACCTCCCAAGTGTAGTAAAAGCATCAGAAAGTTCACCAACCTTGACAAGTTCCACAGACAGTGACTTAAAAGTTGAAACCCAAGCAAGTTAA
- the LOC11418085 gene encoding mitochondrial import inner membrane translocase subunit TIM10 isoform X2: MECPLLVSIKIRQIFGMAEKEMEYRVELFNKMTQSCFNKCVDNKYKESELNMGENTCIDRCVSKYWHVTNLIGQLLGTGGKQ; the protein is encoded by the exons ATGGAATGCCCCCTTCTGGTCTCGATAAAGATCAGGCAG ATATTTGGAATGGCTGAAAAAGAGATGGAGTATAGGGTTGAATTGTTCAACAA GATGACCCAGTCCTGCTTCAATAAGTGTGTTGACAATAA GTACAAGGAGTCCGAGCTAAATATGGGTGAAAACACCTGCATTGACCGCTGTGTTTCCAAATACTGGCAT gtGACTAATCTAATTGGTCAGCTTCTTGGTACTGGCGGGAAGCAATGA
- the LOC11422671 gene encoding protein DETOXIFICATION 42 isoform X2, whose translation MAEKESLFSIGDWMRIPICTFFKDARLVFKLDDLGREILSIALPAAMALTADPIASLVDTAFIGQLGPVELAAVGVSIALFNQASRIFIFPLVSVTTSFVAEEDALSDASSQVEENGCLEAATPPDAETKEFLPQKNSVVESFNVVKDDQHKRRQIPSASSALYFGGVLGLVQATILISAAKPLLNFMGVTSDSPMLHHAQQYLKLRSLGAPAVLLSLAMQGVFRGFKDTKTPLYATVAGDLTNIALDPLFIFVFRMGVNGAAIAHVISQYLLSAILLWSLNKQVDLIPPSIKHMQFDRFAKNGFLLFMRVIAVTFCVTLSASLAAHHGSTSMAAFQVCLQVWLAVSLLADGLAVAGQAILAGAFANKDYEKASTTATRVLQL comes from the exons ATGGCAGAGAAAGAGAGTTTGTTTTCTATAGGTGATTGGATGAGAATACCAATTTGCACTTTCTTCAAGGATGCTAG ACTAGTGTTTAAATTAGACGATCTTGGTCGCGAAATATTGTCAATTGCATTGCCTGCTGCAATGGCTTTGACAGCTGATCCTATAGCATCACTGGTCGATACGGCCTTCATTGGCCAATTAG GTCCAGTGGAGCTTGCTGCAGTAGGAGTTTCCATAGCTCTATTCAATCAAGCATCAAGGATCTTTATATTCCCACTAGTCAGTGTCACAACTTCTTTTGTGGCTGAGGAAGATGCCCTAAGCGACGCAAGCTCACAGGTAGAGGAGAATGGATGCTTGGAAGCTGCGACACCTCCGGATGCTGAAACCAAAGAGTTCTTACCGCAGAAAA ATTCGGTTGTTGAAAGCTTTAATGTAGTTAAGGATGATCAACATAAGAGAAGGCAAATTCCTTCAGCTTCGTCAGCGTTATATTTTGGAGGTGTCCTTGGCCTCGTCCAGGCAACAATACTTATTTCTGCAGCAAAACCTTTATTGAACTTCATGGGAGTGACTTCT GATTCTCCTATGCTACATCATGCACAGCAGTACTTGAAATTGAGATCTCTCGGTGCTCCTGCGGTTCTTCTTTCATTGGCGATGCAGGGAGTTTTTCGAGGATTTAAAGACACTAAAACTCCTTTATATGCCACTG TGGCAGGAGATTTGACGAACATAGCACTAGACCCGCTATTCATTTTCGTATTCCGCATGGGTGTCAATGGTGCAGCCATTGCACATGTTATATCTCA GTATCTGCTTTCAGCTATACTCCTGTGGAGTTTGAACAAACAAGTTGATCTTATACCTCCAAGCATCAAACATATGCAATTCGACCGATTTGCCAAAAATG GTTTTCTATTATTCATGAGGGTCATTGCGGTAACATTCTGCGTGACACTGTCTGCATCATTAGCTGCACACCACGGATCAACATCCATGGCTGCATTTCAAGTCTGTCTGCAGGTTTGGTTGGCAGTGTCTCTTCTTGCTGATGGTCTGGCTGTTGCCGGGCAG GCGATTCTTGCAGGTGCATTTGCTAACAAGGACTATGAAAAGGCCTCAACAACTGCTACCCGAGTATTGCAG TTATAA
- the LOC11416102 gene encoding transcription factor MYB46: MRKPEICSTKNNININKKKLRKGLWSPEEDEKLMNYMVRNGQGCWSDVARNAGLERCGKSCRLRWINYLRPDLKRGAFSTQEEELIIHFHSLLGNRWSQIAARLPGRTDNEIKNFWNSTIKKRLKNLSSSTSPNPSDESSPEPNKDFNIQQGSYISIQHANYNSYMSMPMFTSSSTSPSPSILQNTIFNTMNIDTLPVMDHSGYFNNTVTTMPCFSSQNHEVEIKGSYLENGVFGSVNIGVEGDMENKCNIETNPNHSDYYFDDIKINNMLSNCNIIESNNNKIESRGEVVENLFQEQFNLGEWDFEELMKDVSSFLFS; this comes from the exons ATGAGAAAGCCAGAGATTTGTAGTACTAAAAACAACATCAATATTAATAAGAAGAAGCTTAGAAAAGGTTTGTGGTCACCAGAAGAAGATGAGAAACTTATGAACTATATGGTTAGGAATGGACAAGGATGTTGGAGTGATGTGGCAAGAAATGCTGGATTGGAAAGATGTGGCAAAAGTTGTAGGCTAAGATGGATCAATTACTTGAGGCCTGATCTTAAAAGAGGTGCTTTCTCAACACAAGAAGAAGAACTCATCATCCATTTCCATTCTCTACTTGGAAACAG ATGGTCTCAAATAGCAGCACGATTACCGGGAAGAACCgacaatgaaataaaaaacttttggaATTCAACTATAAAGAAAAGACTTAAGAACTTGTCTTCTTCAACCTCACCAAATCCAAGTGATGAGTCCTCACCTGAACCTAACAAAGATTTCAATATACAACAAGGGTCCTATATTTCTATACAACATGCAAATTACAACAGCTACATGAGTATGCCTATGTTcacttcatcatcaacatctcCATCACCATCAATATTGcaaaacacaattttcaataccaTGAATATTGACACGTTGCCTGTGATGGATCATAGTGGATACTTCAACAATACAGTTACTACAATGCCATGCTTTTCGTCACAAAATCACGAAGTTGAAATTAAAGGTTCTTATTTAGAAAATGGTGTGTTTGGGAGTGTAAATATTGGAGTAGAAGGGGATATGGAGAATAAGTGCAACATAGAAACTAACCCTAACCATTCTGATTATTATTTTGATGACATAAAGATAAACAATATGCTTAGTAACTGCAATATTATTGAaagcaataataataaaattgaaagtaGGGGTGAAGTAGTGGAGAATTTATTTCAAGAACAATTCAACTTGGGAGAATGGGATTTTGAGGAGTTGATGAAAGATGTTtcctcctttttattttcttga